In Apus apus isolate bApuApu2 chromosome 5, bApuApu2.pri.cur, whole genome shotgun sequence, the following are encoded in one genomic region:
- the GJD2 gene encoding gap junction delta-2 protein, which yields MGEWTILERLLEAAVQQHSTMIGRILLTVVVIFRILIVAIVGETVYDDEQTMFVCNTLQPGCNQACYDQAFPISHIRYWVFQIIMVCTPSLCFITYSVHQSAKQRERRYSTVFLALERDQDSMKREDSKKIKNTIVNGVLQNTENSTKEAEPDCLEVKEIPNPAIRTTKSKMRRQEGISRFYIIQVVFRNALEIGFLVGQYFLYGFNVPSMYECDRYPCIKEVECYVSRPTEKTVFLVFMFAVSGICVVLNLAELNHLGWRKIKMAVRGVQAKRKSIYEIRNKDLPRMSMPNFGRTQSSDSAYV from the exons ATGGGGGAATGGACTATTCTAGAGAGGCTACTGGAAGCTGCCGTGCAGCAGCATTCTACTATGATAGGGAG GATCCTACTGACCGTGGTGGTGATCTTCAGGATCCTCATTGTGGCCATTGTAGGGGAGACGGTGTACGATGACGAGCAAACTATGTTTGTCTGTAACAcgctgcagccaggctgcaaCCAGGCTTGTTACGACCAGGCTTTCCCTATTTCTCATATAAGGTACTGGGTGTTCCAGATCATCATGGTGTGCACGCCCAGCCTTTGCTTTATAACATACTCTGTTCACCAGTCTGCTAAGCAGAGGGAACGGAGATACTCCACTGTCTTCCTCGCCTTGGAGAGGGACCAGGATTCAATGAAGCGTGAGGACAGTAAGAAAATCAAGAACACAATTGTCAATGGGGTGCTGCAGAATACTGAGAACTCCACCAAAGAGGCAGAACCAGACTGCTTAGAAGTGAAAGAAATTCCTAATCCTGCCATCAGAACTACAAAGTCAAAGATGAGGAGGCAAGAAGGCATTTCTCGATTTTATATCATCCAAGTGGTCTTTCGAAATGCCCTAGAGATTGGATTCTTAGTGGGACAGTATTTTCTGTATGGATTCAATGTCCCTTCCATGTATGAATGTGACAGATACCCTTGCATTAAAGAAGTAGAGTGCTATGTCTCTAGACCCACTGAGAAGACTGTATTCTTGGTATTCATGTTTGCTGTCAGTGGGATTTGTGTGGTGCTCAATTTGGCAGAACTGAACCACTTGGGCTGGAGAAAGATCAAAATGGCAGTGAGAGGAGTACAGGCAAAAAGGAAATCCATATACGAAATCAGAAATAAGGATCTGCCAAGAATGAGCATGCCTAACTTTGGCAGGACTCAGTCAAGTGACTCAGCTTATGTGTGA